In Phycisphaerales bacterium, the following are encoded in one genomic region:
- a CDS encoding M3 family oligoendopeptidase: protein MTTAPATTGLVPEDIDATKWDNVRPLFEELAQRDVSNKDELERWLVDRSELEAACSEAQANLYIAMTCDTASEPKRTAYTNFLENVAPKLKPAGFELDKRQVELFEEFGLGGERYEVLSRDVKADVELYRDENVPIQTEIDKVEQTYTETIGAMTVEFDGEEKTLPQMAVYLQETDRDVREKAWRGIAERRLQDATKINGIYDRLIELRHQMAQNAGHTDFVGYSFAAMHRFDYTPADCKDFHDAVAKVVVPFKRRLDAQRREKMGIDPLRPWDLAVDPKGRQPLKPFKGGVELVNKSKAAFDAIDPRLAEMFATLGDGSNSDGPANGAQLDLDSRKGKGPGGYQYMRDRVREPFIFMNAAGLHRDVETMVHEAGHAFHSMMCKDEPLLHYRHSPIEFAEVASMSMELLSMPHWGGPNGFYSDEANHARAMREQLEGSVSMLAWIATIDAFQHFIYSNPEHTHEERTQHWLELDKRFGNDVSWDGLQRERETQWQRQLHLFSHPFYYIEYGIAQLGALQLWMRSLDEGESTAIDAYLHALSLGGSRPLPELFEAAGIKLDFSVDTISRLAERVEAELAKLPE from the coding sequence ATGACCACTGCGCCCGCCACGACCGGTCTTGTACCCGAGGACATCGACGCGACCAAGTGGGACAACGTGCGTCCGCTGTTCGAGGAACTGGCCCAGCGCGACGTATCGAACAAGGACGAGTTGGAGCGCTGGCTGGTCGACCGCAGCGAACTGGAAGCGGCGTGCAGCGAAGCGCAGGCCAACCTTTATATCGCGATGACGTGCGACACGGCCAGCGAGCCCAAGCGCACCGCCTATACGAACTTTCTGGAAAACGTGGCGCCCAAGCTCAAGCCCGCGGGCTTTGAACTCGACAAGCGACAGGTCGAACTGTTCGAAGAGTTCGGTCTGGGTGGGGAACGCTACGAGGTCCTCTCACGGGACGTGAAGGCCGACGTGGAGTTGTACCGCGACGAGAACGTGCCGATTCAGACCGAGATCGATAAGGTCGAGCAGACCTATACCGAAACCATCGGCGCGATGACCGTCGAGTTCGATGGCGAAGAGAAGACGCTCCCGCAGATGGCGGTGTACCTGCAGGAGACCGACCGCGACGTGCGCGAGAAGGCCTGGCGCGGCATCGCCGAGCGCAGGCTGCAGGACGCGACCAAGATCAACGGCATCTACGACCGGCTCATCGAGCTGCGCCACCAGATGGCGCAGAACGCCGGGCACACGGACTTCGTGGGTTATTCGTTCGCGGCCATGCATCGCTTCGACTACACGCCCGCGGACTGCAAGGACTTCCATGATGCGGTGGCCAAGGTGGTCGTGCCCTTCAAGCGTCGTCTGGACGCACAGCGTCGCGAGAAGATGGGGATCGATCCGCTCCGGCCGTGGGACCTGGCGGTCGATCCGAAGGGTCGCCAGCCGCTCAAGCCGTTCAAGGGCGGCGTGGAACTGGTGAACAAGTCGAAGGCGGCCTTCGACGCGATCGATCCGCGGCTGGCCGAGATGTTCGCGACGCTGGGCGATGGCAGCAACAGCGACGGCCCGGCCAATGGCGCGCAGCTCGACCTGGACAGCCGCAAGGGCAAGGGCCCGGGCGGGTACCAGTACATGCGCGATCGCGTACGCGAGCCGTTCATCTTCATGAACGCCGCGGGCCTGCACCGCGACGTGGAGACCATGGTGCACGAGGCGGGACACGCCTTCCACAGCATGATGTGCAAGGACGAGCCGCTGCTGCACTATCGCCACAGCCCGATTGAGTTCGCCGAGGTGGCGAGCATGTCGATGGAACTGCTGAGCATGCCCCACTGGGGTGGGCCCAACGGCTTCTACAGCGATGAAGCCAACCACGCCCGGGCGATGCGCGAGCAGCTCGAGGGCAGCGTCTCCATGCTGGCGTGGATCGCGACCATCGATGCGTTCCAGCACTTCATCTACTCAAATCCCGAGCACACGCACGAAGAGCGGACCCAGCACTGGCTCGAGCTGGACAAGCGGTTCGGTAACGACGTTTCGTGGGACGGGCTTCAGCGCGAGCGCGAGACGCAGTGGCAGCGGCAGCTGCACCTGTTCAGCCATCCGTTCTATTACATCGAGTACGGCATCGCCCAGCTGGGGGCGCTCCAGTTGTGGATGCGTTCGCTGGACGAGGGCGAATCGACAGCCATCGACGCGTACCTGCACGCCCTGTCGC